A DNA window from Pseudorasbora parva isolate DD20220531a chromosome 5, ASM2467924v1, whole genome shotgun sequence contains the following coding sequences:
- the slc5a3b gene encoding sodium/myo-inositol cotransporter: MLKTGPMMEAADIAVVALYFVLLLVIGLLAMWKSNHSTVSGYFLAGRNMNWVVIGASLFVSNIGSEHFIGLAGSGAASGFAVGAWEFNALLLLQLLGWVFIPVYIHCGVYTMPEYLSKRYGGKRLKIYFAALSLLLYVFTKLSVDLYAGALFIQESLGWNLYLSIILLITMTAFLTVTGGLVAVIYTDTLQAVLMIGGALTLTIISLVKVGGLEGVREKYMEAVPNVTAILANSNFSFQYTNSCRIHPKTDSLKLLRGPFDEDIPWPGFLLGQTPASIWYWCADQVIVQRVLAAKNIIHAKGSTLMAGVLKILPMFIIVIPGMISRIMFPDELACIGPEHCMAVCGSQAGCSNIAYPRLVMSVMPVGLRGLMMAVMIAALMSDLDSIFNSASTIFTLDIYKMLRVCASSRELVVVGRVFVIFMVTISIAWVPVIIEMQGGQMYLYIQEIAGYLTPPIAALFLLGVFWKRCNETGAFWGGMTGFILGTTRLILGFVYREPKCDQPDERPAFITHVHYMYIAAGLFWISGLVAVIVSLCTAPPAVEKVKRTTIWGLRELKRLAGTEREEMYKLNNGNGVLKKDVPDDVQKERCLDGAEMKLLMPSPCDEDPTTPSTGASTPMELYGNGHATLVKQKDKGQCDDENCPQVFDWICHQEKKRPVVEPKVIEDEEAVRKMLYEPPKIKLLLNVGLVLVCSLGVFMFVYFSL; this comes from the coding sequence ATGTTAAAAACAGGACCAATGATGGAGGCGGCGGATATTGCAgttgttgcactttattttgtacttttacttgtgattggtctgctcgCCATGTGGAAGTCTAACCATAGCACTGTCAGTGGCTACTTCCTGGCAGGTCGAAATATGAATTGGGTGGTGATAGGTGCCTCACTGTTTGTCAGCAACATCGGCAGCGAGCATTTCATTGGTCTCGCTGGTTCTGGTGCAGCAAGTGGTTTTGCAGTGGGCGCCTGGGAGTTCAATGCACTCCTTCTTCTGCAGCTGCTCGGCTGGGTGTTCATCCCAGTCTACATCCACTGTGGAGTTTACACCATGCCAGAATACCTCTCCAAGCGCTATGGAGGCAAGCGGCTAAAGATTTACTTTGCTGCCCTCTCACTTCTGCTGTATGTCTTTACTAAACTCTCAGTGGACTTGTACGCAGGCGCTCTTTTCATTCAGGAGTCTCTTGGCTGGAATCTATACCTGTCAATCATCTTGCTTATCACTATGACTGCCTTCCTGACAGTGACCGGTGGACTGGTTGCTGTGATCTACACGGACACTCTACAGGCTGTGCTCATGATTGGCGGTGCCTTGACCCTTACCATCATCAGTCTGGTCAAGGTAGGCGGCTTGGAAGGGGTGCGAGAAAAATACATGGAAGCAGTCCCCAACGTCACTGCCATCCTGGCTAACAGCAACTTCAGCTTCCAGTACACAAACTCCTGCCGAATCCATCCCAAGACTGATTCTCTCAAGCTTCTACGAGGACCGTTTGATGAGGACATCCCTTGGCCGGGCTTCCTGTTGGGGCAGACACCCGCATCCATTTGGTACTGGTGTGCGGACCAAGTCATCGTTCAGAGAGTCTTAGCTGCCAAGAATATCATCCATGCCAAAGGCTCCACGCTTATGGCAGGAGTACTTAAAATCCTTCCCATGTTTATCATTGTTATTCCAGGAATGATCTCACGAATAATGTTCCCAGATGAGCTGGCGTGCATTGGACCAGAGCACTGCATGGCTGTTTGTGGCAGTCAAGCTGGCTGTTCCAACATCGCCTACCCTCGGCTGGTCATGAGCGTGATGCCGGTGGGTCTCCGAGGGTTGATGATGGCTGTCATGATCGCTGCCCTCATGAGCGACCTGGACTCGATTTTTAACAGCGCTAGCACCATCTTCACATTGGACATATATAAAATGCTGCGTGTATGTGCATCATCCCGTGAGCTGGTGGTGGTCGGCAGGGTGTTTGTGATCTTCATGGTGACAATCAGCATCGCTTGGGTGCCTGTCATTATTGAGATGCAAGGTGGCCAGATGTACCTGTACATCCAGGAAATTGCAGGATACCTCACACCTCCCATTGCTGCCCTTTTTTTGCTCGGAGTCTTCTGGAAACGCTGCAATGAGACCGGCGCGTTTTGGGGCGGTATGACTGGGTTCATTCTAGGCACCACCCGCCTCATCCTTGGCTTTGTGTATCGTGAGCCAAAATGTGACCAGCCAGATGAGCGTCCGGCTTTCATTACTCATGTCCACTACATGTACATTGCAGCCGGGCTGTTTTGGATTTCCGGGCTGGTGGCTGTGATTGTCAGTTTGTGCACAGCACCACCAGCAGTGGAGAAGGTCAAGCGTACCACAATTTGGGGCTTGAGAGAACTTAAGCGGCTTGCTGGGACTGAACGAGAGGAGATGTACAAACTCAATAATGGCAATGGAGTCCTCAAAAAAGATGTGCCTGATGATGTTCAGAAGGAGAGATGTCTTGATGGGGCTGAAATGAAACTCCTCATGCCCTCGCCTTGTGACGAAGATCCCACGACCCCCAGCACAGGGGCATCCACACCAATGGAGCTGTACGGCAACGGTCACGCAACACTGGTGAAACAGAAGGACAAAGGCCAGTGTGATGATGAGAACTGCCCGCAAGTATTTGACTGGATTTGTCATCAAGAGAAAAAAAGGCCTGTTGTCGAACCCAAAGTCATTGAAGATGAAGAAGCTGTCCGCAAAATGCTTTATGAACCCCCTAAGATCAAGCTGTTACTTAATGTAGGCCTTGTGTTGGTTTGTTCACTGGGTGTTTTCATGTTTGTTTACTTCTCCTTGTAA
- the atp5po gene encoding ATP synthase subunit O, mitochondrial, whose amino-acid sequence MAALGLGQQVRQFSTSVIRPVAKLIKPPIQIYGVEGRYATALFSAASKQKNLDKVEQELGRVSSLIKDPKLSSVVMNPHVKRGIKQKTFIDYLTKAKLSPITINFINVLAENGRLTLTPGVISAFGKMMSAHRGEVTCSVTTAQALDEASLAELKVALNGFLAKGETIKLETKSDPSILGGMIVSIGDKYVDMSTKTKIQKLTKLIRET is encoded by the exons ATGGCAGCGCTTGGACTGGGGCAGCAG GTGCGTCAGTTTAGCACTTCTGTGATCCGACCAGTAGCAAAACTTATCAAG CCTCCTATCCAGATCTATGGGGTTGAGGGACGCTATGCTACTGCCCTGTTCTCTGCTGCCAGCAAGCAGAAGAACCTTGATAAGGTTGAACAGGAGCTTGGACGTGTGTCT AGCCTGATTAAGGATCCTAAGCTGTCAAGTGTTGTGATGAACCCCCATGTCAAGCGTGGTATCAAACAGAAGACTTTCATTGATTACTTGACCAAGGCAAAACTCTCCCCCATCACCATCAACTTCATCA aTGTCCTGGCAGAAAATGGTCGCTTGACCTTGACCCCTGGTGTCATCTCAGCCTTTGGAAAAATGATGAGTGCCCACAGAGGAGAGGTCACATGCTCGGTCACCACTGCTCAG GCTCTGGATGAAGCTAGTCTTGCAGAGTTGAAGGTGGCGCTGAATGGTTTCCTTGCAAAGGGAGAAACTATCAAGCTTGAGACCAAG TCTGATCCATCTATTCTGGGGGGCATGATCGTGAGCATTGGTGATAAGTATGTGGACATGTCTACTAAGACAAAGATCCAGAAGCTCACAAAGCTGATCAGGGAGACCTAA